CTATTTTTTCTGTTGCATCAATTTCGAGCTGGGGAGCTGTTCCTTCTTTTGAGTATTTAATGGCATTGTCTAGTAGCAAGTGCAGTACCTGAGTAAACCCATCTTTTCTGACATGCAAAACTGGCAATTCATCTGCAGCAATAGTTACCGATTTTTCAGAGATAACTTTTGCTCTTAAGTCTATAAAATCTGAGACTAATTGATTCACATCAACCTTTTCAAGAGATTCAGTTGTTCTGCCTGCTCTTGAATAATCCAACAAATCCAGGATAATCTGCTTCATCCGTGTTGCCCCTTCTGAAGCAAAATGGATATATTGGAGTGCCTTTTCATCCAACTGACCTTGATATTTGGTATTCAGTTTATCCATAAAACTAGATACCAGCCTTAAAGGCTCCTGCAGGTCGTGGGATGCCACAAATACATATTCCTCAAGTTCAGCATTCTTAAGCTGTAATGCATCCTGACTTTTCTCAAGTTCATTCCTTAGTCTGTTCTGCTCATTGATATGGTTTTCTAATCCAATGAAAATTTTAGGAATGAGCGCTGATGACAGGTAGCAAACGAAAATAACATTAGAACTAACGGCAACCCATTCATTGACAGAACTCATATCAACATTATACTCAAAATCCCAAAACTCGAAATGTATAATAAGACCAAACATTACCGATATTAACAATACGAGATGACTCCACCAATAAGCATACTTATTGTCAAAGATAATGATAGAGAAAACACATGCTGCATAGAAGTAAATCAAAACCGAACCTGAAGAAGGCGAGGTAAAAAAATTTAACATGGCGGCAAAAGCATATACGGTTAAAGAAAAAATCAATTTCCTCACCTTTACTTTAACGCTTGGCGCAAATGCAATAAATAGCATAAGGCCAATAGTGACAAAATGCAGTAATGTTATATACTCTTTATTTTCAAATGTGATTAAAAACAAAGACGGGACTAACGCAATGAAACAAAGAGGCAGTACAAAAATCATGGTGGTGGAAAACAAGGTGTTTCGCCAATAATTTACACTGTCTCCAGATTCTACATTGCTTAGAGAACAATTCCTTCTAATAGTATCCTTATATTTTTGCCAAATATTTCTCATCAAGCTTTTGGTATAGTAAAGTAAAATGTAGAGCCTTCCCCTCTAGTTGATTCTAATCGAATAGTTCCTCCCCAGGATTCTACATGTTTCTTAGCAATAGCCAAACCTATACCAGAACCAGAGAATTCATCTCTATTATGAAGCCTTTGAAAAATAATAAAAATCTTTTCAAAAAACTTAGGTTCAATTCCTATTCCGTTGTCTTCCACTTTAAATTGCCAAAAACCGTCAAGTTCTTCGGCATCAATTTTTATAATTGGACGTACTCCCTTTCTTGAATATTTAATGGCATTATCAAGTAAGCAATGGATCGTTTGGGTCAAGGGTGCTGGATAAGACTTTACAGTAGGTAAATTATAAACCTCCAGCCTAACATTTTTTTCGCTGATTGCCTTTTTTCTTAATATTTTGTAGTCATCCACAATTTTTTTCGTGCTGACCTTCACTTGAGACATATTCAATTTACCGGCTCTAGAGTAATCCAATAAATCCAAAATGATCGTTTTCATACGCTTAGCTCCATCAGTAGCAAAACCAATATATTGAAGTGCTTTATCATCTAGCTGATCTTCATATTTTCTCTTTAATAAATCCATGAAACTAGTTACCATTCTTAAAGGCTCTTGTAAATCATGAGAAGCGATATAAGCAAATTGCTCTAACTCCTGATTAGTCAATTCTAATTCATTAGTATATTTCTTTAAAGAATCATTTAGTTCAATAAGTTTTTCTTCAGCTTTTCTTCTCTCTGTTATATCAAGTATAATTGCTAAAAATGTTTTTTTGTTGGTTTCTGTCACTAATTGTAGATGTACTTCAACAGGATAAAGGCTTCCATTTTTTCTTTTGTGGTTTGTGAAAAAAACAATTTTCTCTTTTTCATTATTGATCAGAGGTGCAACCAACTTAACAAAAGATGCTTCTGTAAACTCTGGCTTCAGATCAATGGGAGTAAGTGACTTCATTTCGCGTTCTGAATAGCCGATATTTAGTAAGGCTCCTCTGTTGACATAACTAAACTGTAGTGATGTAGGCTCAAACATATAAATTTCATTCAAGCTATTTTCCAAAGTTTCCAATAAACTATTCTTTTGTGCCTCTGTGATTTTCCGCTCATGAATGTCCTGAAAACTTCCGTACACACGCTGACATTTTCCATCTATGAATTCCGCATTCCCGATGACCCGCACCCAACGTTCCTGTTTTTTAGCTGTAATAATTACCGCTTCAAAATCGAAACCTTTACCGGTCTCTATCGCTTTCGTTATTCTTTCATTCACCAACTGACGAAAATCTTTCCTATAGAAATTGATGCTTTCTTGAAGATCATGCTCAAAGGAATCAGGATCTATCTCGTGCAACTCGTAAACGGTGTCTGACCAGTATAATTTATCATGCACCATATCAATTTCCCAGCTACCAATTCTGGCCAAATCAGTTGCCAGCTCCAATAGTTCTTCGTTTTTTACTTCTTCCGTAATGTCCAGCGCTACAGAATTATATACCACTGTTCCGTCTCCGAAAAACTCAGGGGTTCCTAGACCCTGGATAATGCGCTTTTCGCCATCGGGCCTAATAATTCTATATCTCATAGACCACTTCGATTGATTATCTATTGAGTCTGTGATGCTTTTTTTTACTGCCTGAAAATCACCTCCATCTTTTACTTGATTCCAGACCAAATCAAGGTCTTTTGTGACTGCTTCAGGACTATAGGACCAAATTTTCTCTGCTCCCCTACTCACATATTTAAATTCATCTTTGCCAGCGGGGTGAATAAAGTATTGATAGACTACGCCAGGTATATTGTCCGATAAATTTTGAAGTCGGCTTTCAGCTTCCTTGCGGTCAGT
This is a stretch of genomic DNA from Marivirga harenae. It encodes these proteins:
- a CDS encoding sensor histidine kinase — its product is MRNIWQKYKDTIRRNCSLSNVESGDSVNYWRNTLFSTTMIFVLPLCFIALVPSLFLITFENKEYITLLHFVTIGLMLFIAFAPSVKVKVRKLIFSLTVYAFAAMLNFFTSPSSGSVLIYFYAACVFSIIIFDNKYAYWWSHLVLLISVMFGLIIHFEFWDFEYNVDMSSVNEWVAVSSNVIFVCYLSSALIPKIFIGLENHINEQNRLRNELEKSQDALQLKNAELEEYVFVASHDLQEPLRLVSSFMDKLNTKYQGQLDEKALQYIHFASEGATRMKQIILDLLDYSRAGRTTESLEKVDVNQLVSDFIDLRAKVISEKSVTIAADELPVLHVRKDGFTQVLHLLLDNAIKYSKEGTAPQLEIDATEKIEGWRFSIKDNGIGIDPKFFDKIFLIFQQLHNRNEYGGTGVGLSLAKKHVESWGGKIWVESKKGRGAIFYFTVPK